The following proteins are encoded in a genomic region of bacterium:
- a CDS encoding DUF2273 domain-containing protein translates to MRFFELIKGYIEKNPNAFLGGCIGLFFGLLIISFGILKTLILLLSCIIGFLIGRRI, encoded by the coding sequence ATGAGATTTTTTGAGCTAATAAAGGGGTATATAGAGAAGAACCCAAATGCATTTTTGGGTGGATGTATAGGGCTATTCTTCGGTCTTCTTATCATAAGCTTTGGCATTTTAAAGACCCTAATTCTCCTCCTTTCTTGTATTATTGGCTTTCTTATTGGAAGAAGGATTTGA